Proteins found in one Arachis stenosperma cultivar V10309 chromosome 8, arast.V10309.gnm1.PFL2, whole genome shotgun sequence genomic segment:
- the LOC130945459 gene encoding uncharacterized protein LOC130945459: MEKRKFEEEAYGGEAHAQEAESPNPIQAVVPTTTGDKGKRRAVVATQIGSYFKERTTPGSQPTLRSVLASKEIVHKAKLGLAKWIIDARILFNAIQSPYFQPALDGVAAIGPAFKGPSYDEMRVHLLDDLKRECQLLVEKYRSSWKSTGCTLMADGWTDQRQRTLINFLVYCPAGMSFVKTVDASDVIKTANALFNLFANVIEWVGPSNIVHVVTDNAANYVSAGKLIHEKYPNIFWSPCVAHCINLYIERYCKKRKSWTEIVRPGVTRFTTVFITLKSIYDHKVDLQTLMVDQYFTSHKLSKSANGKMVSSIVLNSKFWQDCLTTVKIVGPLIKLLRLVDADEKTSLGIMYEGMQRAKKAIKTMFRNRKAAYTPYTSILKMSWDKHLKRDLHAAVYFLNLGIFYSEGFVEKANVLRSLLDLLDVETLCDDSVAAMQEIQLYRDCKESFGRESAKRAASRLEPGEWWRLHGGSAPNLQKMAVRLLHQTSSSSGCERNWSLFEQIHSKRRNRLEHQRLSDIVYVTYNLRLQSRLHRKKRNYDPIDIQSIDTVDFWVMADEDDPEFTNGDVEGIESLIYTDNAMPSYPNDGGDMEIEVDMLDVVIESSNTSFGGISEDAGFGLPVYDRDIETLNDDYDF, from the exons atggagaaaagaaaatttgagGAGGAGGCTTATGGTGGGGAAGCACATGCACAAGAGGCTGAATCGCCTAACCCTATACAAGCTGTTGTTCCTACAACAACGGGAGACAAAGGAAAGAGAAGAGCTGTAGTAGCTACACAAATTGGAAGTTACTTTAAAGAAAGAACTACTCCAGGATCTCAACCGACTTTGAGAAGTGTTTTGGCTAGCAAAGAAATTGTGCACAAGGCTAAGTTGGGACTTGCCAAATGGATTATTGATGCACGTATTCTTTTCAATGCAATTCAATCACCTTACTTTCAACCTGCATTGGATGGTGTTGCTGCAATTGGACCTGCTTTTAAGGGACCGTCATATGATGAAATGAGAGTTCATTTGCTGGATGATCTTAAGAGAGAGTGTCAGTTGCTGGTTGAAAAGTATAGGAGCTCATGGAAAAGCACGGGTTGTACACTGATGGCAGATGGGTGGACTGATCAAAGGCAACGAACTTTAATTAACTTTCTAGTTTATTGTCCTGCTGGTATGTCGTTTGTTAAGACTGTTGATGCTTCTGATGTGATAAAAACTGCCAATGcattgtttaatttgtttgctAATGTTATTGAGTGGGTTGGGCCTAGTAACATTGTGCATGTGGTCACTGATAATGCTGCTAATTATGTATCTGCTGGAAAACTTATTCATGAAAAATACCCAAATATATTTTGGTCTCCCTGTGTTGCCCATTGTATTAATCTTTATATTGAAAGATATTGCAA aaaaagaaaaagttggaCAGAAATTGTTCGACCAGGAGTCACACGTTTTACCACTGTTTTCATTACTTTGAAAAGTATATATGATCACAAGGTAGATTTGCAGACATTGATGGTAGACCAATATTTTACTTCTCATAAGTTATCCAAAAGTGCTAATGGAAAGATGGTTAGCTCAATTGTCTTGAACAGTAAGTTTTGGCAAGACTGTCTTACCACTGTAAAAATTGTTGGTCCTCTTATTAAGTTGTTGAGGCTTGTTGATGCTGATGAAAAAACCTCTTTGGGAATCATGTATGAAGGCATGCAAAGAGCAAAAAAGGCTATCAAGACCATGTTCAGAAATCGGAAAGCTGCTTATACGCCATACACGAGTATCTTGAAAATGAGTTGGGATAAGCATTTGAAGCGTGATCTCCATGCGGCAGTGTATTTTTTAAATCTGGGCATTTTCTACAGTGAGGGTTTTGTTGAGAAGGCAAATGTTTTGAGATCTttacttgatttgcttgatgtTGAAACACTTTGTGATGACTCAGTTGCTGCAATGCAAGAGATACAGCTGTATCGAGATTGTAAAGAAagttttgggagggaaagtgctAAGAGAGCGGCATCAAGACTCGAACCTG GTGAATGGTGGAGGCTACACGGTGGGAGTGCTCCTAATTTGCAAAAAATGGCAGTtcgtcttcttcatcaaacctCTTCTTCATCTGGATGTGAGAGGAACTGGAGCCTTTTTGAACAAATCCATTCAAAGAGGAGGAACCGATTAGAGCATCAAAGGTTAAGCGACATTGTTTATGTCACCTATAACCTACGCCTTCAATCTAGGTTGCATCGAAAGAAGAGGAATTATGACCCAATTGACATTCAAAGCATTGACACAGTAGATTTTTGGGTAATGGCAGATGAGGATGATCCTGAATTTACTAATGGAGATGTTGAAGGCATTGAAAGTTTAATATACACTGATAATGCTATGCCTTCGTATCCTAATG atGGTGGAGACATGGAAATTGAAGTGGATATGCTTGATGTTGTAATTGAATCCTCAAATACTTCTTTTGGTGGTATTTCTGAAGATGCTGGTTTTGGATTACCTGTTTATGATAGAGACATCGAAACACTTAATGATGATTATGACTTCTGA